From a region of the Pseudanabaena sp. ABRG5-3 genome:
- a CDS encoding YheT family hydrolase: MLYTPPWHLTNGLLMTLYTALRASQKWEDFTIEAEPIYQEHIFTGANGVPIFGKYAVPPNAKGTVVGTYGITGDLDNQWFLKVLGRKAFDKGYAVVLFDWRAHGKTAELSPTLTSDGLYEGEDFIRIANTAKQLGCPSPFWLTGYSLGGQLALWGMKAGESIASWGSDLEITSADIAGGAVICPSVDSNRSLTYLVKDELGKFLEKAIARELKKLARVMAKNHPEAIDREAVERANSIWGFDHELTISKLGFTSVEEYYDASCPLYFMPHLQKPTLILYAQDDPMFDPSIIPDLEQIAQDNPAIKLIVTQYGGHVGYVSSKKCQHQYGDRDRWWAWNRIFEWIESVSS, from the coding sequence ATGCTCTACACACCACCTTGGCATTTAACCAATGGGTTGCTAATGACTCTTTATACAGCCTTGCGGGCAAGCCAAAAGTGGGAAGACTTCACAATTGAAGCAGAACCCATTTACCAAGAGCATATTTTTACGGGTGCAAATGGAGTTCCTATTTTTGGCAAATATGCAGTTCCCCCCAATGCCAAAGGCACAGTAGTAGGAACCTATGGCATCACAGGAGATTTAGATAATCAATGGTTTCTCAAAGTTCTTGGTCGCAAGGCTTTTGACAAAGGCTATGCAGTGGTTTTATTTGATTGGCGCGCCCATGGCAAAACGGCTGAGCTGTCACCAACTCTTACCTCAGATGGACTATATGAAGGCGAAGATTTCATTCGCATCGCCAATACTGCTAAGCAGTTAGGATGTCCATCACCATTTTGGCTAACGGGATATTCTCTCGGCGGACAGTTAGCACTGTGGGGAATGAAGGCAGGAGAATCGATCGCTAGTTGGGGTAGTGATTTAGAAATTACCTCTGCGGATATCGCAGGTGGTGCGGTAATTTGTCCTAGTGTGGACTCTAATCGATCGCTTACTTATTTGGTCAAAGATGAACTGGGTAAATTCTTAGAAAAGGCGATCGCCCGTGAACTGAAGAAACTAGCGCGAGTTATGGCAAAAAATCACCCTGAAGCAATTGATCGAGAGGCGGTCGAACGCGCCAATAGCATTTGGGGATTTGATCATGAGTTGACGATCTCTAAACTAGGATTTACTAGTGTTGAGGAATATTATGATGCTAGTTGTCCTTTATACTTCATGCCCCATCTTCAGAAGCCAACTTTAATTCTTTATGCTCAAGATGATCCGATGTTTGATCCATCGATCATTCCTGATCTAGAACAAATTGCTCAAGACAATCCAGCAATCAAACTCATAGTCACACAATACGGTGGTCATGTGGGTTATGTCAGCAGCAAAAAATGTCAGCACCAATATGGCGATCGCGATCGTTGGTGGGCATGGAATCGTATTTTTGAATGGATAGAATCAGTATCATCATAG